A genomic window from Methylorubrum extorquens includes:
- a CDS encoding LLM class flavin-dependent oxidoreductase, protein MSEPRKQLHLGAFMRPIGIHTAWWRYPGGFPDANFNLDHLVRFARTLEAAKFDAFFMADHLAVMNMPMEALKRSATVTSFDPLTLLPALAMVTERIGLIATASTTYNEPYHVARKFASLDHISKGRAGWNLVTSGNPDEALNFGRDAHLDHATRYARAREFYEVVTGLWDSWGDDAFVRDVEQGLFFDPEKLHTLNHQGEFLKVKGPLNVARPVQGWPVIVQAGASEAGRQIAAETAEMVFGSASSLEAGQKFYADVKGRMAAAGRSRDALKILPGAFVVVGGTEAEAKEKKAQLDALVPVESGLANLSVRLGTDATGFDLDAPLPEIPESNASKSGQAQIVDYARRTGATVRELARRVGGYGGLSFVGTPEQIADRMGEWLEGEACDGFNVMFPFVPEGLDDVCAGVVPELQRRGLFRTEYEGTTLRDHLGLERPGNRFFETR, encoded by the coding sequence TTGAGTGAACCTCGGAAACAACTCCATCTCGGCGCCTTCATGCGTCCCATCGGCATCCACACCGCGTGGTGGCGCTATCCCGGCGGCTTTCCGGACGCGAACTTCAACCTCGACCACCTCGTGCGCTTCGCTCGCACCCTGGAAGCGGCCAAGTTCGATGCCTTCTTCATGGCCGACCATCTGGCGGTGATGAACATGCCGATGGAGGCGCTGAAGCGCTCGGCCACCGTCACCTCGTTCGACCCGCTGACGCTGCTGCCCGCGCTCGCCATGGTGACGGAGCGGATCGGCCTGATCGCCACCGCCTCCACCACCTACAATGAGCCCTACCATGTGGCCCGCAAGTTCGCCTCGCTCGACCATATCTCGAAGGGACGCGCCGGCTGGAACCTTGTTACCTCCGGCAACCCGGACGAGGCGCTGAACTTCGGCCGCGACGCGCATCTCGACCACGCCACCCGCTACGCCCGGGCCCGCGAGTTCTACGAGGTCGTCACCGGGCTGTGGGATTCCTGGGGCGACGACGCCTTCGTCCGCGATGTCGAGCAGGGGTTGTTCTTCGATCCCGAAAAACTCCACACGCTGAACCACCAGGGCGAATTCCTGAAGGTGAAGGGGCCGCTCAACGTCGCGCGGCCGGTGCAGGGCTGGCCGGTGATCGTGCAAGCCGGTGCCTCCGAGGCCGGGCGCCAGATCGCGGCGGAGACCGCCGAGATGGTGTTCGGCTCCGCCTCGTCGCTGGAGGCCGGCCAGAAGTTCTACGCCGACGTGAAGGGCCGGATGGCAGCGGCCGGCCGGTCCCGCGACGCCCTCAAAATCCTGCCCGGCGCCTTCGTCGTCGTCGGCGGCACGGAGGCGGAGGCGAAGGAGAAGAAGGCGCAGCTCGACGCGCTGGTGCCGGTCGAGAGCGGGCTTGCCAACCTCTCGGTCCGCCTCGGCACGGATGCCACCGGCTTCGACCTCGACGCGCCGCTGCCCGAGATCCCCGAATCGAATGCGAGCAAGAGCGGACAGGCGCAGATCGTGGACTATGCCCGCCGCACGGGCGCGACGGTGCGCGAACTTGCCCGCCGCGTCGGCGGCTATGGCGGGCTCAGCTTCGTCGGCACCCCGGAGCAGATCGCCGACAGGATGGGGGAGTGGCTGGAGGGGGAGGCCTGCGACGGATTCAACGTGATGTTCCCCTTCGTGCCGGAAGGGCTCGACGATGTCTGCGCGGGCGTGGTGCCCGAACTCCAGCGGCGCGGCCTGTTCCGCACGGAATACGAGGGCACGACCCTGCGCGACCATCTCGGCCTGGAGCGGCCGGGCAACCGCTTCTTCGAGACGCGATAG
- a CDS encoding cyclic peptide export ABC transporter has product MGQDGAILRHFRHDAIRLLRPVWPLVAVATALGSIGGLATAAALAKINQAFYGEGGLADGVLLAFAGFAALSVVGTFAASLGNAYAGGRIQAALSRDLTDKILTAPIERIERLGKHKLLASLQGDVSTIFTAIAFLSPIVVAAGTLISCGAYMILLSPALSAVTAAVLILESLGANALRRTMLRHFEEVRKNREATQKHYLTLTEAAKELRIGRERRLHLRNVALKACIEQARHLMTRIAVIQQSLSMLNQSTNFLLFAGLIAYKVLAGISAAELSGFVLVLLYIQAPIAQLIHFVPMIGQAQVAYRRIAEFTEEGAEAEAELLTAAPSEPARRIREITLRGVSHGFPAAGDKAPFTLGPLDLTIRAGEILFIVGENGSGKTTLIKLLLGLYPPQAGDILLDGVPVTAGTRDAYRQHFSAIFFDYHLFDELLPTDGTGPEAARPLLERLDLAEKVDVGEGRFSTTDLSTGQRKRLALVQAVLEGRPVLVLDEWAAEQDPTFRRRFYEELLPDLRRAGRTLIVISHDDRYFAAADRVLHLADGRIVEITEKAMAEPA; this is encoded by the coding sequence ATGGGGCAGGACGGCGCAATCCTTCGTCACTTCAGGCATGACGCGATCCGGCTGCTGCGGCCGGTCTGGCCGTTGGTCGCCGTCGCGACGGCGCTGGGTTCCATCGGCGGGCTCGCCACCGCTGCCGCGCTCGCCAAGATCAACCAAGCCTTCTACGGCGAGGGGGGGCTCGCCGACGGCGTGTTGCTGGCCTTTGCCGGATTTGCGGCCTTAAGCGTGGTCGGCACCTTCGCAGCCAGCCTCGGCAATGCCTATGCGGGGGGCCGCATCCAGGCGGCGCTCAGCCGCGACCTCACCGACAAGATCCTGACGGCGCCGATCGAGCGGATCGAGCGCCTGGGCAAGCACAAGCTGCTCGCCTCGCTCCAAGGCGACGTCAGCACCATCTTCACGGCCATCGCATTCCTCTCGCCGATCGTGGTCGCCGCCGGAACGCTGATCAGCTGCGGGGCCTACATGATCCTCCTGTCACCCGCCCTCTCGGCGGTGACGGCGGCGGTCCTGATCCTCGAGAGCCTCGGCGCGAACGCCCTGCGCCGGACTATGCTCCGGCACTTCGAGGAGGTCCGCAAGAACCGCGAGGCGACCCAGAAGCACTACCTCACCCTGACAGAGGCGGCGAAGGAGCTGCGCATCGGCCGCGAACGCCGGCTTCACCTCCGCAACGTCGCGCTCAAGGCCTGCATCGAGCAGGCGCGCCACCTGATGACGCGGATCGCCGTCATCCAGCAATCGCTGTCGATGCTGAACCAATCAACCAACTTCCTGCTGTTCGCCGGTCTCATCGCCTACAAGGTTCTGGCCGGCATCAGCGCCGCCGAACTCTCCGGCTTCGTGCTCGTGCTGCTCTACATCCAGGCGCCGATCGCGCAGCTCATCCATTTCGTGCCGATGATCGGGCAGGCCCAGGTGGCCTACCGGCGCATCGCCGAGTTCACGGAAGAGGGAGCGGAGGCGGAAGCCGAGCTTCTCACCGCCGCGCCGTCGGAGCCGGCCCGCCGCATCCGCGAGATCACCCTGCGCGGCGTGAGCCACGGCTTCCCGGCGGCCGGGGACAAAGCGCCCTTCACCCTCGGCCCGCTCGACCTGACGATCCGTGCCGGCGAGATCCTGTTCATCGTCGGCGAGAACGGCTCGGGCAAGACGACGCTGATCAAGCTCCTGCTCGGCCTCTACCCGCCGCAAGCCGGGGACATCCTGCTCGACGGCGTGCCGGTGACGGCGGGGACGCGCGACGCCTACCGCCAGCACTTCTCGGCGATCTTCTTCGACTACCACCTGTTCGACGAGTTGCTTCCCACTGACGGCACCGGCCCGGAGGCCGCCCGGCCCCTGCTGGAACGGCTCGATCTCGCCGAGAAGGTCGATGTCGGCGAGGGGCGCTTCTCCACCACCGATCTCTCGACCGGCCAGCGCAAGCGCCTCGCCCTGGTCCAGGCGGTTCTCGAAGGACGCCCGGTTCTCGTGCTGGACGAGTGGGCGGCGGAGCAGGACCCGACCTTCCGGCGCCGGTTCTACGAGGAACTCCTGCCGGACCTGCGCCGCGCCGGACGAACGCTCATCGTCATCAGCCACGACGACCGCTACTTCGCCGCCGCCGACCGGGTGCTGCACCTCGCGGATGGGCGGATCGTGGAGATCACCGAGAAGGCGATGGCCGAGCCAGCCTGA
- a CDS encoding tRNA1(Val) (adenine(37)-N6)-methyltransferase, with protein sequence MSTEPDAFLGGRLRLRQPPRGAHRAGTDAVLLARLLVPDPGATLYDLGASTGAVGLAVARVSDACRVVLVERDPDLVALARENVAANGLDARVAVIEADILAPGAQRRASGLEPDSADIVLTNPPFFEEGAHRPSPAPQKASAHSFAAGGLDRWLRTCADLLRPGGRLGLIHRADALPACLDALRGRFGDCAVRPVHGRADRPAIRVLIAAVKGSRAPFRLLPPLVLQDEAGRFTPEAEALHRGDPWPAP encoded by the coding sequence ATGAGCACTGAGCCGGATGCTTTCCTCGGCGGTCGCTTGAGGCTGCGCCAGCCGCCCCGCGGCGCCCACCGCGCCGGCACCGACGCGGTGCTGCTCGCCCGCCTCCTCGTCCCCGACCCTGGCGCCACGCTCTACGACCTCGGCGCGTCCACCGGCGCGGTGGGGCTCGCGGTGGCACGGGTGTCGGACGCGTGCCGCGTGGTGCTGGTCGAGCGTGATCCCGACCTCGTCGCCCTCGCCCGCGAGAATGTGGCGGCGAACGGACTCGACGCCCGTGTCGCGGTGATCGAGGCGGATATCCTGGCGCCGGGAGCACAGCGCCGGGCGTCGGGCCTGGAGCCGGACAGCGCCGACATCGTGCTGACCAACCCACCCTTCTTCGAGGAGGGCGCACACCGCCCCTCCCCCGCCCCGCAAAAAGCCTCGGCTCACAGCTTCGCAGCCGGCGGGCTCGATCGGTGGCTCAGAACCTGCGCCGACCTTCTGCGCCCCGGCGGACGGCTCGGCCTGATCCACCGGGCCGACGCCCTGCCCGCCTGCCTCGACGCCCTGCGCGGACGCTTCGGCGATTGCGCCGTCCGCCCGGTTCACGGGCGGGCCGATCGGCCGGCGATCCGCGTGCTGATCGCGGCCGTAAAGGGCAGCCGCGCCCCGTTTCGCCTGCTGCCGCCGCTGGTGCTTCAGGACGAGGCCGGGCGCTTCACCCCGGAAGCCGAGGCCCTGCACCGGGGCGATCCCTGGCCGGCGCCGTAA
- a CDS encoding SPFH domain-containing protein, giving the protein MAGASVTQDVPYRALNGWLALSIAIPCLALAALSFLGGGVLVLGRGSVGPAFLLVSGVALAIGIVLLAGLITLKPRQAAVLTLFGRYHGTIARDGFWWRNPLTAVAKVSLATEAHETKIITVNDLMGNPITIAAAAIWRVQDAARATFDVGSYHDFVSLQAEAALRNIASTRPYDHEEAENVGDEAGDAKRRLAEKATRVASLRADRDAIHADLITELGQRAAVAGVVVEDVRITHLAYAPEIAGAMLKRQQAGAIIAARRQIVEGAVAIVRDTIARLEQPEDGHAGIVFDDQGRASMAQNMLIMIVGDREATPVVSVGAKP; this is encoded by the coding sequence ATGGCTGGAGCGAGCGTCACGCAGGATGTGCCCTATCGCGCCCTGAACGGCTGGCTGGCGCTCTCCATCGCCATCCCCTGCCTCGCGCTGGCGGCCCTGAGCTTCCTCGGCGGCGGCGTGCTGGTGCTCGGCCGCGGCAGCGTCGGGCCTGCCTTCCTGCTGGTCTCAGGCGTGGCGCTCGCCATCGGGATCGTGCTGCTGGCCGGGCTCATCACCCTCAAGCCGCGGCAGGCGGCGGTGCTGACCCTGTTCGGGCGCTATCACGGCACCATCGCCCGCGACGGCTTCTGGTGGCGCAACCCGCTGACCGCCGTGGCCAAGGTCTCGCTCGCCACGGAGGCGCACGAGACGAAGATCATCACGGTCAACGACCTGATGGGCAACCCGATCACCATCGCGGCGGCCGCGATCTGGCGGGTGCAGGACGCCGCGCGCGCCACCTTCGACGTCGGCAGCTACCATGACTTCGTTTCGCTCCAGGCGGAAGCGGCCCTGCGCAACATCGCCTCGACCCGGCCCTACGACCACGAGGAGGCGGAGAATGTCGGCGACGAGGCGGGCGATGCCAAGCGCCGGCTCGCCGAGAAGGCCACCCGCGTCGCCTCGCTCCGGGCCGACCGCGACGCCATCCACGCCGACCTGATCACCGAACTCGGCCAGCGGGCCGCGGTGGCGGGCGTGGTGGTCGAGGACGTGCGGATCACCCATCTCGCTTACGCACCGGAGATCGCGGGCGCGATGCTCAAGCGCCAGCAGGCCGGCGCCATCATCGCCGCCCGCCGCCAAATCGTGGAGGGCGCGGTCGCCATCGTGCGCGACACCATCGCGAGGCTGGAACAGCCGGAGGACGGCCATGCCGGCATCGTCTTCGACGATCAGGGCCGCGCGAGCATGGCGCAGAACATGCTCATCATGATCGTGGGGGACCGCGAGGCGACGCCGGTGGTGAGCGTCGGGGCGAAGCCGTAG
- a CDS encoding S49 family peptidase produces the protein MPLTVPTWMRRFLPRRFRETPPRVAVVRLSGAIGAVSPIRPGLSIGTVAPSLERAFTMPGLSAVALVINSPGGSPVQSHLIYRRIRALAAEKEIKVFAFVEDAAASGGYMIACAADEIVADPASLVGSIGVVSAGFGFDRLIERIGIERRVHTQGEAKAMLDPFRPENPQDIARLKEIQADVQALFSGLVRERRATLDASRDLFTGAVWTGRQALDLGLVDALGDLRGTLRARYGEKVDLRLVAETRGSWLARLLRRAGPGQTAAGLPDALIAAVEERAAWARLGL, from the coding sequence ATGCCGCTGACCGTCCCGACCTGGATGCGCCGCTTCCTGCCCCGCCGCTTCCGCGAGACTCCGCCGCGGGTCGCCGTTGTGCGCCTGAGCGGAGCGATCGGCGCCGTCTCGCCGATCCGGCCGGGCCTCTCCATCGGCACGGTCGCGCCGAGTCTGGAGCGCGCCTTCACCATGCCGGGCCTGTCGGCGGTGGCGCTCGTCATCAACTCCCCCGGCGGCTCGCCGGTGCAATCGCACCTGATCTATCGGCGCATCCGAGCGCTGGCGGCGGAGAAGGAGATCAAGGTCTTCGCCTTCGTCGAGGATGCCGCGGCCTCGGGCGGCTACATGATCGCCTGCGCTGCCGACGAGATCGTCGCCGATCCCGCCTCGCTCGTCGGCTCCATCGGCGTGGTCTCGGCCGGCTTCGGCTTCGACCGGCTGATCGAGCGCATCGGCATCGAGCGGCGCGTCCACACCCAGGGTGAGGCGAAGGCGATGCTCGACCCGTTCCGCCCCGAGAACCCGCAGGACATCGCCCGGCTGAAGGAGATCCAAGCCGACGTGCAGGCCCTGTTCTCCGGCCTCGTGCGCGAGCGCCGGGCGACGCTCGACGCCAGCCGCGACTTGTTCACCGGCGCGGTCTGGACCGGACGGCAGGCGCTCGACCTCGGCCTCGTCGATGCGCTCGGCGACCTGCGCGGCACCCTGCGCGCCCGCTACGGCGAGAAGGTTGACCTGCGGCTCGTGGCCGAGACCCGCGGCTCCTGGCTCGCCCGCCTGCTCCGCCGCGCCGGGCCGGGCCAGACCGCGGCCGGGCTCCCCGACGCGCTGATCGCGGCGGTGGAGGAGCGTGCAGCCTGGGCGCGGCTCGGGTTGTAA
- a CDS encoding DUF1348 family protein has protein sequence MSRPPLPPFTDETAAQKARMAEDAWNSRDPERVALAYTPDSVWRNRAEFVRGREEIAAFLRRKWARELEYRLIKEVWAQQGNRIAVRFAYEWRDDSGQWFRSYGNENWEFDEAGLMRHRIASINDLPIAESDRKYHWPLGRRPDDHPSLSDLGL, from the coding sequence ATGTCGCGCCCCCCGTTGCCGCCCTTCACCGACGAGACCGCTGCGCAGAAGGCGCGCATGGCGGAGGATGCCTGGAACAGCCGCGATCCAGAGCGCGTCGCCCTCGCCTACACGCCCGACAGCGTCTGGCGGAACCGCGCGGAGTTCGTCCGGGGCCGCGAGGAGATCGCGGCGTTCCTGCGCCGCAAGTGGGCGCGCGAGTTGGAGTACCGGCTCATCAAGGAGGTCTGGGCGCAACAGGGCAACCGGATCGCCGTGCGCTTCGCCTACGAGTGGCGCGACGACAGCGGACAGTGGTTCCGCTCTTACGGCAACGAGAACTGGGAGTTCGACGAGGCGGGCCTGATGCGCCACCGGATCGCTTCCATCAACGACCTGCCGATCGCCGAATCCGACCGGAAGTATCACTGGCCGCTCGGCCGTCGCCCGGACGATCACCCGTCCTTGAGCGATCTGGGGCTGTAG
- a CDS encoding TetR/AcrR family transcriptional regulator, with protein MARTVAERADVLPLLAEVFREHGYEGASLSLISKATGLGKGSLYHFFPGGKEEMAGAVLAEIDGWFEANVFRPLREADDPAAAVAAMFATVSDYFRSGRRVCLVGALSLSDARDRFAARLRDYFARWVEALTEVLGRAGHAFASAGPLAEEAVGGIQGAVVLARALDRPEVFERILAGLRARCLARP; from the coding sequence GTGGCCCGTACCGTCGCCGAACGGGCCGACGTGCTGCCGTTGCTCGCGGAGGTGTTTCGCGAGCACGGCTACGAGGGCGCGAGCCTCTCGTTGATCTCGAAGGCGACGGGGCTCGGCAAGGGCAGCCTCTACCACTTCTTTCCCGGCGGGAAGGAGGAGATGGCGGGCGCCGTGCTCGCCGAGATCGACGGCTGGTTCGAGGCCAACGTCTTCCGCCCCCTGCGGGAGGCGGACGATCCGGCAGCGGCCGTGGCGGCGATGTTTGCGACGGTCTCCGACTATTTCCGCTCAGGCCGCCGGGTCTGCTTGGTCGGGGCCTTGAGCCTAAGTGACGCTCGCGACCGTTTCGCGGCCCGTCTACGGGACTACTTCGCCCGCTGGGTCGAAGCTCTGACCGAGGTGCTGGGCCGGGCGGGGCACGCCTTCGCCTCAGCCGGCCCGCTTGCCGAAGAGGCTGTCGGCGGCATTCAGGGGGCAGTAGTGCTGGCCCGCGCCCTGGATCGACCGGAGGTGTTCGAGCGGATCCTCGCCGGATTGCGGGCGCGATGTCTCGCCCGCCCCTGA
- a CDS encoding 4-(cytidine 5'-diphospho)-2-C-methyl-D-erythritol kinase → MSLLTTRAPAKINLTLHVLGRRPGDGYHALESLVAFADVADTLELVPGPDLSLDISGPTAGPAGPLDDNLVLRAARHLAAGVDGLRLGAFRLHKQLPVAAGIGGGSSDAAAALRLLAESNGLTLDHPAVIAAARATGADVPVCLDPRARMMRGAGEEIGPVLGLASLSAVLVNPGVPVATAPVFKALGLAVGQRLDGAEHPVVGAGLDADAVLGAIAPARNDLEAPALTVAPVIGEALALLRAQARCRLARMSGSGATVFAIFSDDGAAETAAGAIRTAQPGWWVEPTRLA, encoded by the coding sequence GTGTCCCTGCTCACCACCCGCGCTCCGGCCAAGATCAACCTGACCCTTCACGTGCTCGGCCGCCGGCCGGGGGACGGCTACCATGCGCTCGAAAGCCTCGTGGCCTTCGCCGATGTCGCCGACACGCTGGAGCTGGTGCCGGGCCCAGATCTGTCTCTCGACATCTCCGGCCCCACCGCCGGGCCGGCGGGACCGCTCGACGACAACCTCGTCCTGCGTGCCGCCCGCCACCTCGCTGCGGGCGTGGACGGCCTGAGGCTCGGCGCATTCCGGCTTCACAAGCAACTGCCCGTCGCGGCCGGGATCGGCGGCGGCTCGTCGGACGCGGCCGCCGCCCTGCGGTTGCTCGCGGAATCGAACGGACTCACCCTCGACCACCCAGCCGTGATCGCCGCGGCGCGGGCGACCGGCGCCGACGTGCCGGTCTGCCTCGATCCGCGGGCGCGAATGATGCGCGGCGCGGGCGAGGAAATCGGGCCGGTACTCGGCCTCGCATCCCTGTCGGCGGTGCTGGTCAATCCCGGCGTGCCGGTGGCGACAGCCCCGGTCTTCAAGGCGCTCGGCCTCGCGGTCGGTCAGCGGCTCGACGGGGCCGAGCATCCGGTCGTCGGTGCGGGCCTCGATGCCGACGCCGTGCTTGGCGCCATCGCCCCGGCCCGCAACGATCTGGAGGCGCCGGCCCTCACCGTCGCCCCCGTGATCGGCGAGGCGCTGGCGCTGCTGCGGGCGCAGGCCCGGTGCCGGCTCGCGCGAATGTCGGGATCCGGCGCGACCGTGTTCGCGATCTTTTCGGATGATGGGGCGGCGGAGACGGCGGCCGGAGCGATCCGCACGGCACAGCCGGGCTGGTGGGTCGAGCCGACGCGCCTCGCCTGA
- a CDS encoding putative signal transducing protein, with protein MKELIRSNDIVLIGFARSLLEEAGVPLFVADEHMSALEGSIGVFGRRLLVPDDHAPQARRILTDAGLSAELRDEH; from the coding sequence GTGAAGGAACTGATCCGCAGCAACGACATCGTCCTCATCGGCTTCGCGCGGTCGCTTCTCGAAGAGGCGGGCGTCCCGCTTTTCGTCGCCGACGAGCATATGAGCGCGCTGGAAGGGTCGATCGGCGTGTTCGGCCGGCGCCTGCTGGTGCCTGACGACCATGCGCCGCAGGCCCGCCGCATCCTGACCGATGCCGGCCTGTCCGCCGAACTGCGCGATGAGCACTGA
- a CDS encoding tetratricopeptide repeat protein: MFGYAARRSATALTLLLASTGLGTLPAASMQPRESSPLSEYEPAESLEGNFLSAYIAGASKDTAAAASYYREAVKGDPRNAELLERAFVSLLADGAMTDAFRAAERLATRESSNGLAQLALGVRQLKAGQYGPARQSFGRSGRGAAADLTGTLLTAWAYAGAGDGKRAYETLNRLRGERYFNVFRDYHAGLIASVIGDRAEAERKLKAAYDADHNTLRIVDGYARFEAGIGRTDLAIDAYSEFEKVMPRHPLVVDALDKLKAGKPLAPLIASAQEGAAEVLYGLGSAGSTQGDELPAVVYLRLALYLAPDHAVGRLTLADALDRMKQVERSNEAYAQIPASSPLKLNADIQIGLNLEQLGRGDEALQHLDTVLKAHPDNVDVISALGNVQRARKKFAEATETYTRAINLIEPGREANNWTLFYFRGTAYERAGEWQKAEADLKKALSLVPPTQPNAKAQVLNYLAYSWVDRNMNIDDSFTMLKQAVDLSPRDGMIIDSLGWAYFRLGRWDDAVRELEKAVELKPGDPTINDHLGDAYWRTGRRLEGKFQWQHAKDLNPEPEELTKINAKLKDGLPEPDKPTATAENPPVQDPAQTVPAPVAAPHNAENPELPKGAPAPSEPPGAADKKPGK, translated from the coding sequence ATGTTCGGATACGCCGCCCGCCGGAGCGCCACCGCGCTCACCCTGCTGCTTGCTTCGACCGGTCTCGGCACCCTGCCGGCCGCTTCCATGCAGCCGCGGGAATCCTCACCACTCTCCGAGTATGAGCCGGCGGAATCGCTCGAGGGCAACTTCCTCTCCGCCTACATCGCCGGTGCCTCGAAGGACACGGCCGCTGCCGCGAGCTACTACCGCGAGGCGGTGAAGGGCGATCCGCGCAACGCCGAGCTTCTGGAGCGCGCCTTCGTGTCGCTTCTCGCCGACGGCGCCATGACCGACGCCTTCCGCGCCGCCGAGCGGCTCGCCACCCGCGAAAGCTCGAACGGCCTCGCCCAGCTCGCCCTCGGCGTCCGCCAGCTCAAGGCCGGCCAGTACGGCCCCGCCCGCCAGAGCTTCGGCCGCAGCGGCCGGGGTGCGGCCGCCGACCTCACCGGGACGCTGCTCACCGCCTGGGCCTATGCCGGCGCGGGCGACGGCAAGCGCGCCTACGAGACGCTGAACCGCCTGCGCGGCGAGCGTTATTTCAACGTCTTCCGCGACTACCATGCCGGGCTGATCGCCTCGGTCATCGGTGACCGGGCGGAGGCCGAGCGCAAGCTGAAGGCGGCCTACGACGCCGACCACAACACCCTGCGCATCGTCGACGGCTATGCCCGCTTCGAGGCCGGCATCGGCCGCACCGATCTCGCCATCGACGCCTACAGCGAGTTCGAGAAGGTGATGCCGCGTCACCCGCTTGTGGTGGACGCCCTCGACAAGCTGAAGGCCGGCAAGCCCCTCGCCCCCTTGATCGCCTCCGCCCAGGAGGGCGCGGCGGAAGTGCTGTACGGGCTTGGCTCGGCCGGCTCGACGCAGGGCGACGAGCTTCCCGCGGTGGTCTACCTGCGGCTCGCGCTCTACCTCGCCCCCGACCACGCCGTGGGCCGGCTGACGCTCGCCGACGCCCTCGACCGCATGAAGCAGGTCGAGCGCTCGAACGAGGCCTATGCGCAGATCCCGGCCTCCTCGCCGCTCAAGCTCAACGCCGACATCCAGATCGGTCTTAACCTCGAGCAATTGGGCCGCGGCGACGAGGCGCTCCAGCACCTCGACACCGTGCTCAAGGCGCACCCCGACAACGTCGACGTCATCTCGGCCTTGGGCAACGTGCAGCGCGCGCGTAAAAAGTTCGCCGAGGCAACCGAGACCTATACCCGCGCGATCAATCTGATCGAGCCCGGCCGCGAGGCCAACAACTGGACGCTGTTCTACTTCCGCGGCACGGCCTACGAGCGGGCCGGCGAGTGGCAGAAGGCCGAGGCCGACCTCAAGAAGGCGCTCAGCCTCGTTCCGCCGACCCAGCCGAACGCCAAGGCGCAGGTTCTCAACTACCTCGCCTATTCCTGGGTCGATCGGAACATGAACATCGACGACAGCTTCACCATGCTGAAGCAGGCCGTCGATCTCTCTCCGCGTGACGGCATGATCATCGACAGCCTCGGCTGGGCCTATTTCCGCCTCGGCCGGTGGGACGACGCGGTGCGCGAGCTGGAGAAGGCGGTCGAGCTGAAGCCGGGCGACCCGACCATCAACGACCACCTCGGCGATGCCTACTGGCGCACCGGCCGGCGGCTCGAAGGCAAGTTCCAGTGGCAGCACGCCAAGGATCTCAACCCCGAGCCTGAAGAACTCACCAAGATCAACGCCAAGCTGAAGGACGGTCTGCCCGAGCCGGACAAGCCGACCGCCACCGCCGAGAATCCGCCCGTGCAGGACCCGGCGCAGACCGTGCCCGCTCCCGTGGCGGCGCCGCACAACGCGGAGAACCCGGAACTGCCGAAGGGCGCCCCCGCCCCGAGCGAGCCGCCGGGGGCGGCGGACAAGAAGCCGGGTAAGTAA
- a CDS encoding polyprenyl synthetase family protein, with protein sequence MGVVVTLDEGRSDPEASLTDLVSLVAAGMERVNATILSRTGSDVAMIPEVANHLIASGGKRLRPILTLACADLCDYSSGDGAVKLAAAVEFMHTATLLHDDVVDESDMRRGRVAARIKWGNEASVLVGDFLLGQAFRMMVEVGSLRALDILSAAATVIAEGEVMQLTAAKNIETSEDEYLAVIRGKTAELFAAACEVGPVLAGRPDSEQAACRAYGMNLGIAFQLIDDVLDYGGTSAALGKNVGDDFREGKITLPIVLALRRGSDDERAFWRRTLEREDLAEGDLQQALAILSRHHALDDTIARARHYGDQARAALDPFPQGPMKAALLQVVDFCIARAH encoded by the coding sequence TTGGGCGTCGTCGTTACCCTCGATGAAGGCCGCTCCGATCCGGAGGCCAGCCTCACCGACCTCGTGAGCCTCGTCGCGGCCGGGATGGAGCGGGTGAACGCGACGATCCTGTCGCGCACCGGCTCCGACGTGGCGATGATCCCCGAGGTCGCCAACCACCTGATCGCGTCGGGCGGCAAGCGCCTGCGCCCGATCCTGACGCTCGCCTGCGCCGATCTCTGCGATTATTCCAGCGGCGACGGCGCGGTGAAGCTCGCCGCCGCGGTCGAGTTCATGCACACCGCCACCCTCCTCCACGACGACGTGGTGGACGAGAGCGACATGCGCCGCGGCCGCGTCGCCGCACGCATTAAGTGGGGCAACGAGGCGAGCGTGCTCGTCGGCGACTTCCTGCTGGGCCAAGCCTTCCGCATGATGGTCGAGGTGGGCTCCTTGCGCGCCCTCGACATCCTGTCGGCGGCGGCCACCGTCATCGCCGAGGGCGAGGTGATGCAGCTCACCGCCGCCAAGAACATCGAGACGAGCGAGGACGAGTATCTCGCGGTGATCCGCGGCAAGACCGCGGAGCTGTTCGCGGCGGCCTGCGAGGTCGGTCCCGTCCTGGCCGGGCGGCCAGACTCCGAGCAGGCGGCCTGCCGCGCCTACGGCATGAATCTCGGTATCGCCTTCCAGCTCATCGACGACGTGCTCGATTACGGCGGCACCAGCGCGGCGCTCGGCAAGAATGTCGGCGACGATTTCCGCGAGGGCAAGATCACCCTGCCGATCGTGCTGGCGCTTCGCCGCGGTTCGGACGACGAGCGCGCCTTCTGGCGCCGCACCCTCGAACGGGAGGATCTGGCGGAGGGCGATCTCCAGCAGGCGCTGGCCATCCTGAGCCGCCATCACGCCCTCGACGACACGATCGCGCGCGCGCGCCACTACGGTGACCAGGCCCGCGCGGCTTTGGACCCGTTCCCGCAGGGGCCGATGAAGGCTGCCCTGCTGCAGGTGGTCGATTTCTGCATCGCCCGGGCGCACTGA